A stretch of Bacillus spongiae DNA encodes these proteins:
- a CDS encoding beta/gamma crystallin-related protein yields MKKKGILNLFLAFSMVLSLGGFTQAEAAEPGLEGAPLPGVYLYEDYDFEGDVLHFLSPGEYNLDDDYDFNDVLSSLRIVGDYSVVLYEDNDWTNTRSYFDSSVVDISDYAIDNDNASSIIIYKLPKNDGGLHLFEDYNFEGDHYRFGPGLYDLKDFDFNNETSSFYINGSYRVTFFQDTFSGASITVKSVTYLEQEEFRNFILGNDTITSIWVEEL; encoded by the coding sequence ATGAAGAAAAAAGGAATTTTAAATCTATTTTTAGCTTTCTCTATGGTTTTATCTCTAGGAGGGTTTACGCAAGCAGAAGCAGCAGAACCAGGATTAGAAGGTGCACCTTTGCCTGGAGTCTATCTCTATGAGGATTATGATTTTGAAGGGGATGTACTGCATTTTCTATCTCCTGGAGAATATAATTTAGATGATGATTATGACTTTAATGATGTATTAAGTTCTTTAAGAATTGTTGGTGACTACTCAGTAGTGCTTTATGAAGATAATGATTGGACAAATACCCGTTCATACTTTGATAGTAGTGTAGTGGATATCTCAGATTATGCAATAGACAATGATAATGCATCGTCTATCATTATTTACAAACTTCCTAAGAACGATGGAGGACTTCATTTATTTGAAGATTATAATTTTGAAGGAGATCATTACAGATTTGGTCCAGGTCTATATGATTTAAAAGATTTTGATTTCAATAATGAAACTAGCTCTTTTTATATTAATGGTTCTTATAGAGTAACATTCTTTCAAGATACTTTTTCAGGAGCAAGTATCACTGTAAAAAGTGTGACATACTTAGAACAGGAAGAATTTAGAAATTTCATCCTAGGTAATGACACGATAACCTCGATATGGGTAGAAGAACTGTAA
- a CDS encoding YheC/YheD family protein: MTKLGIMTLTPYPVPQAIDEIGKRSLDMEVEVFIFSPLSIDPYSENVTGYHYDENEWKKTTMPIPTLIYDRCFYNNPTDSQQAKRIVQWLKNRKDTLFIGYGLPDKWKMHTSLTNSPSLSAYLIDTEYVMNAESLLSFLQKHKHVIMKPIDGAGGFAVYGLSLQDKHVVISMTKEQVTKSKSLTLPMFSTWVNALIKKHDFIVQKRIQSKTKNHEPFDIRIFLQKDEYGHWQKRGLGVRCGKEYSLLTNLHAGAEIIPLKTWKKSQKHLQWEFIFTELQDLIASLPVILEETFAPLFELGIDILIGEDSSIWICDINSKPGRTLIEKLYPDTLETLYYAPLQYCKHVERHWLNRSPLL, from the coding sequence ATGACTAAGTTAGGCATTATGACTTTAACCCCTTATCCAGTTCCTCAGGCCATTGATGAGATAGGCAAACGTAGTCTTGATATGGAAGTAGAAGTTTTCATATTTTCTCCTTTGTCTATAGATCCTTATTCAGAAAATGTCACGGGCTACCATTATGACGAAAATGAATGGAAAAAGACGACCATGCCGATTCCTACCCTTATTTACGACCGTTGTTTTTATAACAATCCTACCGATTCACAGCAAGCTAAGCGTATCGTTCAATGGTTAAAGAATAGAAAGGACACGTTATTTATTGGGTACGGCCTTCCTGACAAATGGAAAATGCATACATCGCTTACCAACTCCCCGTCCCTATCAGCCTATTTAATTGACACCGAGTATGTAATGAATGCCGAATCTCTTCTTTCATTTTTACAAAAACATAAGCATGTAATCATGAAGCCCATTGATGGTGCTGGCGGATTTGCGGTTTACGGCCTTTCATTACAAGATAAACACGTCGTCATTTCAATGACGAAAGAACAAGTGACAAAAAGTAAAAGCTTAACACTTCCTATGTTTTCAACATGGGTAAATGCCTTAATAAAAAAACACGACTTTATTGTCCAAAAGCGAATTCAAAGTAAAACAAAAAATCACGAACCATTTGATATTCGGATTTTCTTGCAAAAAGACGAATATGGTCATTGGCAAAAAAGAGGATTAGGAGTCCGATGTGGCAAAGAGTATTCGCTTTTAACTAACCTTCATGCTGGAGCTGAGATTATCCCGTTAAAAACATGGAAGAAAAGCCAAAAACATCTACAGTGGGAATTTATTTTCACTGAGCTACAAGACCTCATTGCAAGTTTACCAGTCATTTTAGAGGAAACGTTCGCCCCATTATTTGAATTGGGCATTGATATTTTAATTGGAGAAGACAGTTCAATTTGGATCTGTGACATCAACTCAAAGCCTGGTAGAACTCTTATAGAAAAACTATATCCTGATACTTTAGAAACGTTATACTATGCCCCCCTCCAATATTGTAAACATGTAGAAAGACATTGGCTTAATCGTTCTCCCCTATTATAG
- a CDS encoding YheC/YheD family protein — translation MKKAYDVIIITKALPLLYYPKSVQPTSDFLTVCFGTNKLNIHCLPHPHEKEEIILSTSLANQLQIPKFINKLYCFVHEETISLGPLIGIFTSGFTANDAKPVGERTGFFQKLINTQEPHGIVPFLFGEQHINWTGEHIMGLFYIDEEWRQIKVPFPNVIYDRLPNRKSENRMQAQIIKARLQDDYLIPWYNPGFFNKLEIFERLFSDDSVESYLPETHPFLSFSQAEKMLAKYNNIFLKPKNGSLGIGIHQILYDRTKGNYFCRFRHQGENKLVKSSSLEYLYEKILQSKNPDKFLIQQGISLLRVEQSPIDFRIHVNKNEDGDWEVSAIAAKVAGSGSVTTHVHSGGEVKSLAEIFSEVDRRKYESLLKEAALKLAKSIEENTEGVVGEIGFDLGIDRQERVWMFEANSKPGRSIFHHPALKHFEYLTNKLALSYGIYLTEKAMKQHKELFL, via the coding sequence TTGAAAAAGGCTTATGATGTTATCATAATAACTAAAGCACTTCCGCTTCTTTATTACCCAAAATCAGTTCAACCAACTTCCGACTTCTTAACGGTTTGCTTTGGTACCAATAAACTAAATATTCATTGTCTCCCACACCCGCACGAAAAAGAAGAAATTATCCTTTCAACGTCGCTCGCAAATCAACTACAAATCCCTAAATTTATAAACAAGCTCTATTGCTTTGTACATGAGGAAACGATTTCTCTCGGACCTTTAATTGGTATTTTCACTTCCGGTTTTACCGCAAATGATGCAAAGCCCGTGGGCGAAAGAACTGGCTTTTTTCAAAAGCTAATTAACACTCAAGAACCTCATGGGATAGTCCCATTTCTATTTGGAGAGCAACATATTAATTGGACAGGAGAACATATTATGGGACTTTTTTACATCGACGAAGAATGGAGACAAATCAAAGTCCCTTTTCCAAATGTCATTTATGATCGACTCCCCAACCGAAAAAGTGAAAATCGAATGCAAGCACAAATAATTAAAGCAAGATTACAAGATGATTATCTTATTCCTTGGTATAATCCAGGTTTTTTCAATAAACTTGAGATCTTTGAACGGTTATTTTCTGATGATTCCGTTGAGAGCTACCTTCCAGAAACTCACCCATTCCTTTCCTTTTCTCAAGCAGAGAAAATGCTTGCAAAGTATAATAATATTTTCTTAAAACCGAAAAATGGAAGCCTCGGTATTGGGATTCATCAAATCCTATATGATCGGACAAAAGGAAATTACTTTTGCCGTTTTCGACATCAAGGTGAAAATAAATTAGTAAAAAGTTCTTCCCTTGAATATCTTTATGAAAAAATACTACAGTCAAAAAACCCTGACAAATTTTTAATTCAGCAAGGTATTTCACTCCTTAGAGTCGAGCAATCCCCCATCGATTTTCGCATTCATGTGAATAAAAATGAAGACGGTGACTGGGAAGTGAGCGCAATTGCTGCAAAGGTAGCTGGAAGTGGAAGTGTAACAACCCATGTGCATAGTGGTGGTGAAGTGAAAAGTTTAGCCGAAATCTTTTCAGAAGTAGACCGAAGAAAATATGAATCCCTTCTGAAAGAGGCTGCATTAAAGTTAGCTAAAAGCATAGAAGAGAATACAGAGGGGGTTGTTGGAGAAATTGGTTTTGATTTAGGTATTGATAGACAGGAACGCGTTTGGATGTTTGAAGCGAACTCCAAGCCAGGGCGCTCCATTTTTCATCACCCTGCATTAAAACATTTTGAATATTTGACTAATAAGCTTGCTCTTTCTTATGGAATATACTTAACAGAAAAAGCAATGAAACAGCACAAGGAGCTTTTCTTATGA
- a CDS encoding YlbF family regulator, translating into MSVNLHDYANELEKVLRQSEEYTHLKKMYDEVNKDESAQKMFENFRNIQMQLQQKQMTGEEITQEEVEQAQKYAALVQQHEKIGKLMEAEQRMSMVISDLNRIIMKPLEELYGSMQQ; encoded by the coding sequence ATGTCTGTAAATTTACATGATTACGCAAATGAGCTAGAAAAAGTATTAAGACAGAGCGAGGAGTATACTCATCTTAAAAAAATGTATGATGAAGTAAACAAAGATGAATCTGCTCAGAAAATGTTTGAAAACTTCCGTAATATTCAAATGCAACTTCAGCAAAAGCAAATGACCGGTGAGGAAATCACACAAGAAGAAGTAGAGCAAGCTCAAAAGTATGCAGCACTTGTTCAGCAACATGAGAAAATTGGGAAGCTTATGGAAGCGGAACAACGCATGAGCATGGTCATTAGTGATCTTAACCGTATCATTATGAAGCCGTTAGAAGAACTATATGGTTCTATGCAGCAATAA
- a CDS encoding DUF445 domain-containing protein, with protein sequence MLNPSIKIIMCEWAIVDSAFYVKQNKIVFDVRGKVEEIVKEVIMILFMIGIGAVIGGVTNSLAIKMLFRPYVPMYIGRWRVPFTPGLIPKRRGELADQLGSMVVEHLLTPESIQKRILDDTFSNELTQWAKDEVKQLKSSTVSLEELLEKVGVNQPEDRIHELTERWMMTKYQDFKLAYQNTSILQTLPPELEVKIEEKLPFIVDLITDKGIQYFSSEEGKAKIKVMIDDFLAERGMLGGMLQMFLGNTSVVDRVQPELIKFLRHTGTRQLILRLITNEWEKVKHTEWKILFENVEDDKVMNTISQTMRKIVDVKGLLAISLGELIAKINEKHIDTLVPIVVTKGVEKVSHRLPRLLEKLKVQELVKDQVDSFSTQRLEKMVLDISKSELKMITFLGALLGGTIGFVQGVIVLLLK encoded by the coding sequence TTGCTTAACCCGTCTATTAAAATTATAATGTGTGAATGGGCTATCGTTGATAGTGCATTTTATGTGAAACAGAATAAAATTGTGTTTGATGTAAGAGGAAAGGTTGAGGAAATTGTGAAAGAAGTAATTATGATCCTGTTTATGATAGGTATTGGAGCTGTTATAGGGGGAGTTACCAATTCATTAGCGATTAAAATGTTATTTCGTCCCTATGTCCCAATGTATATTGGAAGATGGAGGGTGCCCTTTACACCGGGTTTAATACCGAAACGAAGAGGAGAGCTTGCTGATCAACTAGGTAGTATGGTTGTAGAACATTTGTTAACTCCAGAAAGTATTCAAAAAAGAATTCTCGATGATACTTTTTCAAACGAGCTAACACAGTGGGCGAAAGATGAGGTCAAACAACTTAAAAGTTCTACAGTTTCGCTTGAGGAGCTTCTTGAAAAAGTCGGGGTTAATCAACCAGAAGACAGGATTCATGAACTAACCGAACGATGGATGATGACAAAATATCAAGATTTTAAGTTGGCATACCAAAACACGTCTATACTACAAACACTTCCCCCAGAACTTGAAGTAAAAATAGAAGAGAAGCTTCCATTTATAGTGGATCTAATAACAGATAAAGGTATTCAATATTTTTCATCAGAAGAAGGAAAAGCAAAAATAAAAGTAATGATCGATGATTTTTTAGCTGAAAGAGGAATGCTTGGCGGGATGCTGCAAATGTTCTTAGGTAACACTTCTGTTGTGGATAGAGTGCAGCCAGAGTTAATCAAATTTCTTCGCCATACTGGTACAAGGCAATTAATACTTCGTCTAATTACGAACGAGTGGGAGAAGGTAAAGCATACAGAATGGAAAATCCTTTTTGAAAATGTTGAAGATGATAAAGTGATGAATACGATTTCACAAACGATGAGGAAAATCGTTGATGTAAAAGGACTGTTAGCTATTTCTCTTGGAGAGCTTATTGCAAAAATAAATGAGAAGCATATCGACACCCTTGTGCCTATCGTGGTTACAAAAGGGGTAGAGAAGGTATCACATCGACTACCAAGGCTATTAGAAAAGCTAAAGGTACAGGAGTTGGTGAAAGATCAAGTGGATTCTTTCTCAACACAACGTTTAGAAAAAATGGTGTTAGATATATCTAAAAGCGAGTTGAAAATGATTACTTTTCTAGGTGCACTGCTTGGTGGAACAATTGGTTTTGTCCAAGGAGTCATCGTTTTATTACTAAAATAG
- the lysS gene encoding lysine--tRNA ligase has product MKNEQTELRIQKLDTLTSKGIRTYPDRFSTNYDLFEASQLDDGTSGVRVAGRIIGIRNFKKLIFITISNIQGSLQLLLKKDEIGEVLFNEFCDFLDIGDFLGVEGNMYTTKTNEKTLRIENYVFLGKALRTLPEKWHGLSNVELRYRQRYLDLIMTEDTQSRLLARTKMARAIRRFFEDEGFFEVETPVLQHTSSGALAKPFRTYHHSLETELNLRIAPETYLKRLIVGGFTKVFEFAKCFRNEGMSPQHLQEFTMVEGYAAYWNFEDTMKLMREMVLFILGQTFDTTTITIQGQKIDFSLEWDIISFRDLIFKNTGIDIDLYPDVKGLYKETQRKNIELDHSDIESLGRGNFIDLLYKKMCRPQLVKPTFLIQHPIDLSPLARANEDNPTLTDRFQLVVNGVEVINAYSELVNPIEQRKRLEAQALLKNNGDLEAMEMDEDYLTAMEYGMPPISGWGFGVERLLMVLTDSHTIKDCVLFPLTKKL; this is encoded by the coding sequence ATGAAGAATGAACAAACAGAACTTAGAATACAGAAATTAGACACTTTAACATCCAAAGGGATCAGAACCTATCCTGATAGGTTTTCAACTAATTATGACCTTTTTGAAGCCTCACAACTGGATGATGGAACTTCTGGTGTGCGAGTTGCCGGTAGAATCATAGGAATCCGAAACTTCAAGAAATTAATTTTTATTACCATTTCAAACATACAAGGGAGCTTACAGCTGCTTTTGAAGAAGGATGAAATTGGAGAGGTTTTGTTTAACGAATTTTGTGACTTCTTGGATATAGGCGATTTTCTAGGTGTAGAAGGTAATATGTATACGACTAAAACCAATGAAAAAACATTGCGTATCGAAAACTATGTTTTTCTTGGGAAAGCATTGCGAACACTTCCAGAAAAGTGGCACGGTTTAAGTAACGTTGAACTTAGATATAGACAGCGTTATTTAGATTTAATTATGACTGAAGATACACAAAGTCGATTGTTGGCCCGAACCAAAATGGCACGTGCCATTCGTAGATTTTTTGAAGATGAAGGATTTTTTGAAGTAGAAACACCAGTGTTACAGCATACCTCCTCAGGTGCATTAGCGAAACCTTTTAGGACTTATCATCATTCTTTAGAGACTGAATTGAACTTACGAATTGCCCCGGAAACTTATTTAAAAAGATTAATTGTTGGTGGTTTTACTAAAGTGTTTGAATTTGCAAAGTGCTTTAGGAACGAGGGAATGAGTCCCCAACATCTTCAAGAATTCACAATGGTTGAAGGATATGCAGCCTATTGGAATTTTGAAGATACAATGAAATTAATGCGCGAAATGGTTTTATTTATTCTAGGTCAAACGTTTGATACAACGACCATTACCATACAAGGTCAGAAGATTGATTTTTCACTAGAATGGGATATTATTTCCTTTAGGGATCTAATTTTTAAAAACACAGGAATTGATATTGATCTTTATCCTGACGTTAAAGGTTTATACAAAGAGACGCAAAGAAAAAATATTGAATTGGATCATTCTGATATTGAATCTTTAGGTAGAGGTAATTTCATTGATCTACTTTATAAAAAAATGTGCCGGCCCCAGCTTGTAAAGCCAACCTTTTTAATTCAACATCCTATTGATTTGTCTCCACTAGCTAGAGCTAATGAAGATAACCCTACTCTTACAGACCGGTTTCAATTGGTTGTGAATGGTGTTGAGGTTATAAATGCTTATTCTGAGCTGGTTAACCCAATTGAACAAAGAAAAAGGTTGGAGGCTCAAGCCCTGTTAAAGAATAATGGAGATTTAGAAGCTATGGAGATGGATGAAGATTATTTAACCGCTATGGAATATGGGATGCCTCCGATTTCTGGCTGGGGATTTGGAGTTGAACGTTTATTAATGGTACTAACGGATAGTCATACGATTAAAGATTGTGTTTTATTTCCATTAACAAAAAAACTGTAA
- a CDS encoding YheE family protein, protein MIQHFQYKSLYENNQLPGWGFSFYFKGIKLTGNYLKNGDIEWTSPKPSKEDEEKIRQYIHDLMLFHVYE, encoded by the coding sequence ATGATCCAACATTTTCAATATAAGTCACTATATGAAAATAACCAGCTGCCAGGATGGGGCTTTTCGTTCTACTTTAAGGGAATTAAGCTTACTGGAAATTATTTGAAAAATGGGGATATAGAATGGACCTCCCCTAAACCTTCAAAAGAGGATGAGGAGAAAATTAGGCAGTACATCCATGACCTAATGCTTTTTCACGTATATGAGTAA
- a CDS encoding PucR family transcriptional regulator: MFQKLKEKYPNARIQKAMPGKEHNHYHWYTVSGEPHYIGIPKEVLSIEEKDLLAVFLEPITPSSFISYTPEETQWYRFLFDEDTTLLPAKQGETYRFIHFHISSYVDRELLVEAFSNIFPSEIIVLFHEKGYGLIIEKKSDFMMSIEDLSAAVQVLESDFLTMLSFFFGKSHHLTEGLSEEMMKEKSLFSFALSTMHKNKVITFEEVFPVYLLKQLSNSQKETVFSSLHQGFKEEPEMVLTIKRFLENQSNVSLTAKQLFMHRNSLQYRIDKFIEKTQINLKSFKGGITAYLACLDYEFHHQSSNMHKDD; the protein is encoded by the coding sequence ATGTTCCAAAAATTGAAGGAAAAATATCCAAATGCAAGAATTCAAAAAGCAATGCCTGGAAAGGAACACAACCATTATCATTGGTATACAGTATCAGGTGAACCCCACTATATTGGGATTCCTAAAGAAGTACTATCAATAGAGGAAAAAGACCTATTAGCCGTCTTTTTAGAACCTATTACGCCATCCTCGTTTATTTCTTATACACCTGAAGAGACACAATGGTACCGATTCTTATTTGATGAGGATACAACCTTGCTCCCTGCAAAGCAAGGTGAAACATATCGTTTTATCCACTTTCATATTTCTTCGTATGTGGACAGGGAGTTGCTCGTCGAAGCTTTTTCTAATATATTTCCAAGCGAGATTATCGTCCTTTTTCATGAGAAAGGATACGGTCTAATCATTGAAAAAAAATCTGATTTCATGATGTCAATTGAAGATTTATCAGCAGCTGTTCAGGTTTTAGAAAGTGATTTTTTAACTATGCTTAGCTTTTTCTTTGGAAAATCACATCATCTGACTGAAGGATTATCTGAAGAAATGATGAAAGAAAAGAGTTTATTTTCTTTTGCTCTTTCAACGATGCACAAAAATAAAGTAATAACCTTCGAAGAGGTCTTTCCTGTTTATTTGTTAAAGCAGCTCTCAAATTCACAAAAAGAAACGGTTTTCTCTTCTCTCCATCAAGGCTTTAAAGAAGAGCCTGAAATGGTATTAACGATTAAACGATTCCTTGAAAATCAATCCAATGTAAGTTTGACAGCCAAACAACTCTTTATGCATCGAAATAGTCTACAATATCGAATTGATAAATTTATTGAAAAAACACAAATTAATTTGAAGAGCTTTAAAGGCGGTATTACAGCTTATCTTGCCTGCTTAGACTATGAATTTCACCACCAATCGAGCAATATGCACAAAGATGATTAA
- a CDS encoding YheC/YheD family protein — translation MNTSVNIIEAKLQDYIIRLHPSLLETEITAEGDQIKLSFGQKDTLAKLETSSILQLNEIHLSTACFSELGMPIHHQPYQICINESGDGLRLGPLITVLTGIVIKNKIPDFLTLEHFLLELHEYVLQNGGFLYVSNFSAIKDNFVEGYYYSNRHKWEKDFFPLPDVIYNRIHSRKKERKTAFQRFVTECQSQGIPLFNEKFLSKWEVYETLSKHESISSFIPETFLYKDLNQLLQLLVAYQDIFIKPIHGSQGRDIIRLKMENDYYVFYHTAKSSEITFENRQDLIQTLKPVLASSQSIIQKTIPLERVHYKVLDFRILVIPNHKKVWQVISSVVRFSKPNSFVSNLAQGGEMEKAQSFLREHYGEKAGKQLWNTMKNFSIQIAEILSKEMNVHIGELGIDIAVDEDKQIWLIEVNSKPSKNFTQDSGIRPSVKALYHYFECVWLERSISND, via the coding sequence ATGAACACATCTGTCAACATAATTGAAGCGAAACTACAGGATTACATCATTCGCCTTCACCCTTCGCTTCTTGAGACTGAGATTACAGCAGAAGGCGACCAAATTAAACTTTCGTTCGGACAAAAAGATACTTTAGCAAAGCTTGAAACATCCTCCATTCTACAGCTCAATGAAATTCACCTTTCAACAGCTTGTTTTTCAGAACTAGGGATGCCTATTCATCACCAACCATATCAAATATGCATAAACGAGAGTGGGGATGGGCTAAGATTAGGTCCGCTCATTACTGTGTTAACAGGAATCGTAATAAAAAACAAAATCCCCGATTTTTTAACGCTTGAACATTTCTTACTTGAGTTACATGAATATGTACTTCAAAATGGAGGCTTTTTATATGTTTCAAATTTTTCAGCGATTAAAGATAATTTTGTAGAAGGGTATTACTATTCAAATCGACATAAATGGGAAAAGGACTTCTTCCCTTTACCTGACGTCATATACAATCGCATTCATTCGCGTAAAAAGGAAAGAAAGACTGCTTTTCAACGATTTGTAACCGAATGCCAATCCCAAGGGATTCCACTCTTTAATGAAAAGTTTCTTTCAAAATGGGAGGTCTATGAAACATTAAGCAAGCATGAAAGTATCTCCTCTTTTATTCCTGAAACCTTCTTGTATAAAGATTTGAACCAATTACTACAATTACTAGTCGCCTATCAAGATATATTTATTAAACCCATTCACGGAAGCCAAGGACGAGATATCATTCGCCTAAAAATGGAAAATGATTATTATGTTTTCTATCATACCGCAAAGAGCAGTGAAATTACTTTTGAGAATCGACAGGACCTCATTCAAACATTAAAGCCTGTACTAGCCTCCTCTCAATCTATTATTCAAAAAACCATTCCCCTTGAACGTGTTCATTATAAAGTACTTGATTTTCGTATTTTAGTTATACCTAATCATAAAAAAGTCTGGCAAGTAATTTCAAGTGTTGTTCGATTTTCAAAGCCTAACTCATTTGTTTCTAACCTAGCACAAGGTGGAGAAATGGAAAAGGCTCAATCTTTTTTGCGAGAGCATTATGGTGAAAAAGCCGGAAAGCAACTATGGAATACAATGAAAAATTTCTCGATTCAAATTGCTGAAATACTAAGCAAGGAAATGAATGTTCATATCGGCGAGCTTGGAATCGATATAGCCGTCGACGAAGATAAACAAATATGGTTAATAGAAGTGAACAGTAAACCATCGAAAAATTTCACTCAAGATAGTGGAATTCGTCCTTCTGTTAAAGCGTTATATCATTATTTTGAATGTGTTTGGTTAGAAAGGAGTATTTCAAATGACTAA
- a CDS encoding YheC/YheD family protein — MTMYYHATSQTWFHQQTNKITIPFGQSYLLYKDYGQSVAFPIKIRSKSSVTLVGILTSRNEKGKLLVNARLFKQIQREILQNGGISFIFSLQDIEYDEIDGIVYEPESDSWLETRFPLPSIVYNRIIHRQEEKSETFQDMTTYFAQHQIPFFNPCFMDKWELYEALKQNPILSPCLPFTQKIENKNTLVNMLTTYSSAYVKQITSSQGEGISLIKLNPDSSVLRKNASSTIKFPSISELWREHENWASHHIIQEHILTDMYQGHKYDLRVMAHSDGKLYNVTGIGIRLAGKEKITTHVKRGGSVLPFEKIKHRVNEQKVQEIVTECGKCLSDRFGWMGEFTLDLGLSTEGDLFLFEINSKPMKFDEEGIEEERIKSLVKIFTSN; from the coding sequence ATGACCATGTACTATCATGCAACGTCCCAAACTTGGTTTCACCAACAAACGAATAAAATTACGATCCCCTTTGGTCAAAGCTACTTACTTTATAAAGATTACGGTCAATCTGTAGCTTTTCCAATTAAGATTAGATCAAAAAGCTCTGTCACTCTTGTAGGGATCCTTACCTCTCGAAATGAGAAAGGAAAGCTTTTAGTAAATGCACGCTTGTTCAAGCAAATTCAACGTGAAATCCTTCAAAACGGGGGAATTAGCTTTATCTTTTCACTTCAAGACATAGAATATGATGAAATTGATGGAATTGTATACGAGCCAGAATCTGATTCTTGGCTCGAGACTCGTTTTCCCCTTCCGAGTATAGTGTATAACCGAATTATCCATCGACAAGAAGAAAAAAGTGAAACCTTCCAAGATATGACCACTTATTTCGCCCAACATCAAATCCCTTTCTTTAATCCATGCTTTATGGATAAATGGGAATTATACGAAGCATTAAAACAAAATCCTATTCTTTCACCCTGCCTCCCCTTCACACAGAAAATAGAAAATAAGAACACATTAGTAAATATGCTAACAACTTATTCGAGCGCTTATGTAAAACAAATTACTTCCTCACAAGGAGAAGGTATTTCTTTGATAAAGCTAAACCCCGACAGCTCTGTGTTGCGAAAAAATGCGAGTAGTACAATAAAATTCCCTTCTATTTCTGAATTATGGAGAGAGCATGAAAACTGGGCTAGTCATCATATTATTCAAGAGCATATTCTGACCGATATGTATCAAGGCCATAAATATGACTTAAGAGTAATGGCTCACTCTGACGGAAAATTGTACAACGTGACAGGAATCGGCATTCGATTAGCTGGTAAAGAAAAGATTACGACTCACGTGAAAAGGGGCGGAAGTGTGCTTCCTTTTGAAAAGATAAAACATCGAGTGAACGAACAAAAGGTACAGGAAATTGTTACGGAATGTGGAAAATGTTTAAGTGATCGTTTTGGTTGGATGGGAGAATTCACTTTAGATTTAGGGCTTTCAACCGAAGGAGATTTATTCCTTTTTGAAATTAATAGCAAGCCCATGAAATTTGACGAAGAAGGGATTGAAGAAGAGAGAATCAAGTCTTTAGTAAAAATATTCACCTCCAATTAA